The Cellulomonas flavigena DSM 20109 DNA segment TCGAGGGGCTCAAGACCTACCCGAAGATCAACGGCGTGCTCGAGGGCACCCAGATCACGTACCACGGGCAGGAGAACGTGGCGATCGCGGTCGACACCGAGCGCGGCCTGCTGACGCCGGTCATCCGCGACGCCGGCGACCTCAACCTCGCGGGCATCGCGCGCAAGATCGCCGACCTCGCCTCGCGCACGCGTGCCAACAAGGTGACGCCGGACGAGCTGTCGGGCGCCACGTTCACCGTGACGAACACCGGCTCGGGCGGCGCGATCATCGACACCCCGATCGTGCCTGGTGGCACGTCGGCGATCCTCGGCACCGGGGCGATCGTCAAGCGCCCGGTCGTCGTCAAGGGGCCCGACGGCGACGAGGTCATCGCCATCCGGTCGATGTGCTACCTGTGCCTGTCGTACGACCACCGGCTCGTCGACGGCGCCGACGCGTCGCGCTACCTCACCGCGGTCAAGAACCGCCTCGAGGAGGGCGCGTTCGAGGCCGAGCTCGGCCTCTGACGCACTGCCGTCCCGCGGGGTCACCCACCGACGAGGTGGGCGGCCCCGCGGCCGTTCCGGGAGGCGCCGTGGCGCCGCCGCCGTCGGCGCGCCGGTGGACCCCGCCGTGGCTAGGGTGAGGCGCATGCGCGTGCTCGTCGCCGGTGCGTCCGGCCTGATCGGGACGGCGCTCGTGCAGCACCTGCGCGAGTCCGGCCACGACGTCGTGCGGCTCGTGCGCCGCGCGCCTCGCTCAGCCGGCGAGGTCGAGTGGGACCCCGTGGCGGGCCGTCTCGACACCCGGGCGGTCGCGGCGAGCGACGCGGTCGTCGACCTCGCCGGGGTCCCCGTCGCGACACGACCGCTCACCGCGGCGCGCAAGCGCGAGGTCCTGGTCTCGCGCGTGCAGACGGCCGGTCTGCTCTCGCGGACGCTCGCGGACCTCGCCCCGCGCGACGACGCCCCGCGCGTGCTGCTCCAGGCGTCCGGCATCGGGGCGTACGGCGACCGCGGCGACACGCTGCTCGACGAGCACGAGCCGCTCGGGGACACGTTCTTCGCGGGCGTGGTCCATCGCTGGGAGGCCGCGACCGCGCCCGCCGAGGACGCAGGCGTGCGCGTCGTGCACCTGCGTACCGGCATCGTGCTCAGCGCGCACGGCGGGGCCGCCGCACCGCTGCTGCTGCCGCTGCGGCTCGGCGTGGCACCGCGGCTCGGGTCGGGCCGTCAGTACTGGAGCTGGATCAGCCTGCTCGACGAGGTCCGGGCGATCACGCACCTGCTGACGGCCGACGTGCACGGTCCCGCCAACCTCGTGGCACGTGCCGACCGGCACGGTGAGCTCGTGCAGGCGCTGCGCACGGCATGGCACGCCCCCCTGACGGTCCCGGCGCCCGCACCGCTGCTGCGTGTGGCCCTGCGCGACTTCGCCTCCGAGGTGCTGGGCTCGGTCAACGCCGACCCGGCGGCGCTGCGCGCGTCGGGCTTCGTGCCGCGGCACGCCACGGTCACGGACGTGGCGCAGTGGCTGCGGGCGACGCGACGTCCGGCTCCCTGACATCCTGGACGCGCCATCCCTCGGGAGTCCACCGCAGCACGAGCTCGACCGTACGCGCCTCACCGGCCGGCACGTCCGTCCGCTCGCCCGACGACGCGACCCGTACGTGCGCGCTGGTCGTCGACGTCACCTCGACGCGCACGTCACCCTCGGGCGTCGTGCCGGTCGCCCTCACCGCGGACACCTCGGCGACGAGTCCCTCGCTGCGGGCTCCGGCCAGGCGCGCGACGAGGTCGGCGTCGGCGACGTGCGCGGGCGACCCGGGGACCTCGAGCCCCGCCACGCCGGCAGCGTCCGCCGCCGCGAGGGCGGCGGCCCGCAGCCGGGTCAGCGCAGCCGCGGCGGCCGCGGGGTCCCCCTGGTCGGTCAGCCGCGTCGCGTCGTCGGCCGCCGGCCCTGGGGTCGGCGACGACGCCGTCGCGACGGCGGCCCGAGCCGGTCGGTCGGGCAGGGCCCGGACCAGCAGGGCACCGGCGACGACCGCGAGGACCACGGCGAGCCCCGCCGCCACGGCGACCCACGGGCGGCGGCGGGGCGCGCGGCGCGGCACCACCGGCGCGGGTGCGGCAGGCCGCGGGAGCCCGCTGCGGCCGGTCCCCAGCGCGACGGCCGCCCCCGCCAGCTCGTCGGGCTCGGGCACCTGCACGGGCTCGGGAGTCGCCACCGCGAACACCGCGTCGACGACGTCCTGGGGCGTCGCGCGACCCCGCAGCAGCGCCTCGAGCGCGTCCCGCAGCCGCACGGCGTCCTCGAGACCCGCGGCGAGGTGGGCGTCGAGCGGGGGCATCAGCCCCAGCAGCGACGCGACCAACCGGTGC contains these protein-coding regions:
- a CDS encoding TIGR01777 family oxidoreductase, whose product is MRVLVAGASGLIGTALVQHLRESGHDVVRLVRRAPRSAGEVEWDPVAGRLDTRAVAASDAVVDLAGVPVATRPLTAARKREVLVSRVQTAGLLSRTLADLAPRDDAPRVLLQASGIGAYGDRGDTLLDEHEPLGDTFFAGVVHRWEAATAPAEDAGVRVVHLRTGIVLSAHGGAAAPLLLPLRLGVAPRLGSGRQYWSWISLLDEVRAITHLLTADVHGPANLVARADRHGELVQALRTAWHAPLTVPAPAPLLRVALRDFASEVLGSVNADPAALRASGFVPRHATVTDVAQWLRATRRPAP